The Coffea arabica cultivar ET-39 chromosome 10e, Coffea Arabica ET-39 HiFi, whole genome shotgun sequence region gttttaattgatcctggtacGACCCACTCTTTTGTGAATTCTAACTTTATGAGTGGGATAGAcgtgaagccaattaagttacttTATGATTTTGAGGTTAGAacacctactggggatcaaagtttaatCGTTAACTTGGTGTATAAGGGTTGTGAGATCTGGGTTGGGGAACAGAAATTACTAGCCGATTTGATGGGTTTAGcgattaaggggtatgatgttatcttaggaatggactggttagctcGCTACAATGCACAGTTGAATTGTAAGACAAAGATGGTAGAGTTGTGCATTCCAGGAGAGGCAACTTTAAAATTAGATGTAAGGGGTAaattagcctcatctgctcttatttcaggaattcgagCTAGAAAGATGTTGAGTAAGGGAGctcaaggatttttggcctttcttataaatactcctagtgataaggtgagaTTGGAAGATATGCCCGTAGTAAAGGAGTATCCAGATGTTTTCCCGGAAGAGTTAGAGTCTTTACCTCCAGaaagggaaatagcttttaagattgatgtgactccggAAGTGGCGTCTATCTTAAGAAGCCATATAGAATGGCTCCAGCTGAATTGAAGGAGTTAAAATTGCAATTGCAGGATTTGTTAGAGCGAGATTTTATAAAGGAGAGTGATTCATCGTGGGGAGCCCCGGTATTGTTCGtttaaaagaaagataggaGTTTAAGACtgtgtatagactaccgagACTTGAATGATATAatcattaagaataagtaccctttGCCCTACATTGATGAGCTGTTTGAccattgcaaggggcggtagtattctcgaagttggacctcaGGCAgtgttattatcaattgaggattttggaaaaaaatatacCCAAAACTGCCTTTAACTCGAGGTACGGGCATTTCGAGTTTACTGTAATGccgtttggattgactaatgcatctgccgtttggattgactaatgcacAGAATTTTTAAGCCTTATCTAAATCAGTTTGTGGTGGTGTTCATCGATGATAtactggtgtattctaagaccttggaggatcatgagaaacatttgagaattgttttacaaacgttaagggaacatcagttgtatGTTAAATTTAGCAAATGTGAGTTTTGATTGAAAGAAGTGACATTCTTAGGTCACATAATTTCCAAGGACGGAATTAAGGTGGACCCAGCCAAAGTTGAAGCAGTTGCTAAGTAGAGACATTACCTCTATGGGGTAACGTTTGAGGTTTTCACCGACCACAAAAGTCTTAAGTATTTGTTTTTCCAAAAAGAGTTGAACTTGAGACAACGCAGATGGgcgaaatttttggaagactatgaTTGTACGATCAATTATCACCCTGGGAAAGCTAATATAGTGGCAGATGCTTTAAGTCGTCAAGTGTAGGTagcaggattgatgattaaagaattGCACTTGTTGGAAGAGATTAGTTGTTGGAATCCTCGACTTGAACCGAGAAAAGTGATTATGGGAAACATTGTCGTGAAATCCACTTTGTTGGAACTTATCAAGAAAGCTCAGGAGAAGGACTTtgaagtgcaaaagtggttggAGAAAGTGAATAAGGGAGAAAAGTC contains the following coding sequences:
- the LOC140015164 gene encoding uncharacterized protein; amino-acid sequence: MSGIDVKPIKLLYDFEVRTPTGDQSLIVNLVYKGCEIWVGEQKLLADLMGLAIKGYDVILGMDWLARYNAQLNCKTKMVELCIPGEATLKLDVRGKLASSALISGIRARKMLSKGAQGFLAFLINTPSDKVRLEDMPVVKEYPDVFPEELESLPPEREIAFKIDVTPEVASILRSHIEWLQLN